Genomic segment of Octadecabacter arcticus 238:
TGACCTTCGCGCCAAGGGCGACCACCACGCCTGACGCTTCAAGCCCCGGCACCGAATTACCATCGTGGTGAATCCCTGCCGCCCGCTGCAAGCAATCGTGGCGGTTGATGCCCGCCGCCGTGATCAGGATCAGCACCTGATGTGCGCCGGGTTTGGGCAGAGGCACCTGCGCGGGCTGCAAGACCTCAGGCCCGCCCGCTTCCGAGATAATGATGGACGTCTGGAAATCTGGTAATGTGGTCATGTGGGACTATCCCTCCGTTTCGTGTATATTGGTAAATGTGGCGTTGGGTACCGTCATTCCTGCCGCACGACCGCATCCAGCCACGCGCAATTGGGCACCGGATCGGCAGCGCGCGCTCCGCGCCGTGCAGCATCCATCCGCATCTCGCGCAAGCGGTCGCGGGCGGCATCACCTTCAGGCAGATGCACCCGTTCATGGCCCCAGTAGCTTGGGCCGTCCGATGTTTCGTGGGCTTTCCATGTGTCCGGTTCGATTACCCGTGCGCCCCAGCCGTATTCCACGAAAAAGCCAGACGGCGTTGTGGCGTAAAAGCTCGTCATGTGATCGTTGGAGTGGCGACCCAATGTGTAGGCGACACGTCCCTCTTCAGCTTGCGCAATGTCATAGCCTTGACCGACATCGTCAAGCGATTGCAGTTCGACCATGAAGTGGTGCAGCCCCTTGCGCCCCGATCCGACCATAGCAAAACTGTGGTGTCGTCCGTTCACATGAAAGAAATACAGTGGATAAGGGGCCTGCGCATAATCGGTGACGCTGAACCCTAGCAGATCGCGGTAGAAAGGCAGAAGGGCGGTCGCGTCCTCTACGTGCAGAACGGCATGACCCATGCCCAAAGTTCCCGTCTTGAACCCCGATATGGGGCGCGCGGGAACAAAGGGATCGTCGGCGATCTGCGGATTGCAGAACACTTCGATATGGTTGCCGTCGGGGTCTTTGAAGGAAATCAGCTGACTGACCAGCCGCTGATCGGCAAGGGCCGCAGATTCCACCCGAACTGTCACGCCCGCGTTCTCAAGGCGGTTGGCCAGACGGTCCAGCTCATAAGGGTGGTCGACTTCCCACCCCATGAAATCCAGCCCTTCCTGACCATCATCCGTGACCAACAGACGCTGCTTGCGGTCGTCCATGCGAAACGCCCGCGCGCCGCCACCGCGATCAACCTGCTGCATCCCCAAAAGGGACG
This window contains:
- a CDS encoding VOC family protein; amino-acid sequence: MSLRSLGYIGIRSSKTEDWSSFATSLLGMQQVDRGGGARAFRMDDRKQRLLVTDDGQEGLDFMGWEVDHPYELDRLANRLENAGVTVRVESAALADQRLVSQLISFKDPDGNHIEVFCNPQIADDPFVPARPISGFKTGTLGMGHAVLHVEDATALLPFYRDLLGFSVTDYAQAPYPLYFFHVNGRHHSFAMVGSGRKGLHHFMVELQSLDDVGQGYDIAQAEEGRVAYTLGRHSNDHMTSFYATTPSGFFVEYGWGARVIEPDTWKAHETSDGPSYWGHERVHLPEGDAARDRLREMRMDAARRGARAADPVPNCAWLDAVVRQE